In Erigeron canadensis isolate Cc75 chromosome 7, C_canadensis_v1, whole genome shotgun sequence, one DNA window encodes the following:
- the LOC122607936 gene encoding glutaredoxin-C13-like, which translates to MDKIQALTSDNAIVVFTKSSCCLCYAVTILFRELGVTPLVHELDNDPEGWKIEKALMSLGCSSPPVPAVFIGGDLVGSTNEVMSLHLRGNLIPMVRPYQTLA; encoded by the coding sequence ATGGACAAGATACAAGCATTGACGTCTGATAATGCGATCGTTGTTTTCACCAAGAGCAGCTGCTGCTTATGCTACGCAGTGACCATTTTGTTCCGAGAACTTGGGGTCACACCACTGGTTCATGAGTTAGACAATGATCCTGAGGGCTGGAAGATTGAAAAGGCTCTTATGAGCCTAGGATGCAGTTCCCCTCCTGTGCCAGCTGTATTCATAGGGGGTGACCTTGTTGGGTCCACCAACGAGGTCATGTCACTCCACCTCAGAGGCAACCTCATCCCAATGGTCAGGCCATACCAGACACTCGCCTAG
- the LOC122608210 gene encoding glutaredoxin-C11-like has translation MDRVRDLASKKAAVIFTKSSCCMCHSIKALFYELGASPEIHEVDHDADMEWALKRLGCNPAIPAVFIGGKYVGSARDVISLHVDGSLKQKLIDAKAIWF, from the coding sequence ATGGATAGAGTAAGAGACTTGGCTTCTAAGAAAGCTGCAGTGATCTTCACCAAGAGTTCTTGTTGCATGTGCCACAGTATCAAAGCACTATTCTATGAACTTGGTGCAAGTCCCGAAATTCATGAAGTCGATCATGATGCTGACATGGAGTGGGCACTAAAACGCCTAGGTTGTAATCCCGCAATCCCAGCAGTGTTCATAGGCGGTAAATATGTAGGCTCGGCTCGAGATGTCATTTCCCTTCATGTTGATGGATCTCTGAAGCAAAAGCTTATTGATGCAAAAGCTATATGGTTTTAG